A genomic segment from Curtobacterium sp. MCSS17_007 encodes:
- a CDS encoding SDR family NAD(P)-dependent oxidoreductase, whose amino-acid sequence MDKRFEGKVAIVTGAGSGIGEATARAFADEGADVLLVDSVEDKVRAVADSLPTGRAVALQADVADPAAWETIVSDAVDRWDRIDVLVNNAGTFTSGDITDIEPDEWRRVIDTDLSSVFYGTRAALPFLRETKGSVVNTSSVSGEDADWRMSPYNAAKGGVSNFTKAAALDNGQFGVRVNAVAPGLIWTDMTQQQAEDEELQHAFAERVSLGRGGRPEEVAAAVLFLASDAASYITGAILPVDGGTTASNGQPAQA is encoded by the coding sequence ATGGACAAGCGGTTCGAGGGCAAGGTCGCGATCGTCACCGGGGCGGGCTCGGGCATCGGCGAGGCTACCGCGCGGGCGTTCGCCGACGAGGGCGCGGACGTCCTGCTGGTCGACAGCGTCGAGGACAAGGTGCGGGCGGTCGCGGACAGCCTGCCCACCGGTCGCGCCGTCGCGCTGCAGGCCGACGTCGCCGATCCGGCGGCCTGGGAGACGATCGTCTCGGACGCGGTCGACCGGTGGGACCGGATCGACGTGCTCGTGAACAACGCGGGGACGTTCACCTCCGGGGACATCACCGACATCGAGCCGGACGAGTGGCGCCGCGTCATCGACACCGACCTGTCGAGCGTGTTCTACGGCACGCGGGCGGCACTGCCGTTCCTGCGTGAGACGAAGGGCTCCGTCGTGAACACCTCGTCGGTCTCCGGCGAGGACGCGGACTGGCGCATGAGCCCGTACAACGCGGCGAAGGGCGGCGTCTCGAACTTCACGAAGGCGGCGGCGCTCGACAACGGGCAGTTCGGCGTCCGGGTGAACGCGGTGGCGCCGGGACTCATCTGGACGGACATGACGCAGCAGCAGGCCGAGGACGAGGAGCTCCAGCACGCCTTCGCCGAGCGGGTGTCACTCGGCCGTGGCGGTCGGCCGGAGGAGGTCGCCGCAGCGGTCCTGTTCCTGGCCAGCGACGCCGCGTCCTACATCACGGGGGCGATCCTGCCGGTCGACGGCGGGACGACCGCGAGCAACGGGCAGCCGGCACAGGCCTGA
- a CDS encoding helix-turn-helix domain-containing protein: MDVQRLDDAAHMRALAHPTRLRLVGLLRTGGPQTAAMLGDQVDEAPGTISYHCKRLADAGFIEPAPELGTDRRERWWRAVAQHTSWNLADGFDDPERMVAGVALDHAVAQAYADEYRAFIDHVPALGREWVAASHSSDRALRLTVDELRALGAELQGVLDRWEARSVEHEPGDGSERVTAVVQSYRSARP, from the coding sequence ATGGACGTGCAGCGACTCGACGACGCGGCGCACATGCGCGCGCTCGCCCACCCCACTCGACTCCGGCTTGTCGGGTTGCTCCGGACCGGTGGCCCACAGACGGCCGCCATGCTCGGCGACCAGGTCGACGAGGCACCGGGGACGATCAGCTACCACTGCAAGCGGCTGGCCGACGCCGGCTTCATCGAGCCCGCCCCGGAGCTCGGCACGGACCGGCGGGAGCGCTGGTGGCGGGCGGTGGCGCAGCACACGTCGTGGAACCTCGCGGACGGGTTCGACGACCCCGAGCGGATGGTCGCCGGCGTCGCGCTCGATCACGCCGTCGCGCAGGCGTACGCCGACGAGTACCGCGCGTTCATCGACCACGTGCCGGCGCTCGGGCGCGAATGGGTCGCGGCCTCGCACAGCAGCGACCGCGCCCTCCGCCTCACGGTGGACGAGCTGCGCGCCCTCGGGGCGGAGCTGCAGGGCGTCCTCGACCGGTGGGAGGCGCGGAGCGTGGAACACGAGCCCGGTGACGGGTCCGAGCGTGTGACCGCGGTCGTCCAGAGTTACCGCTCGGCGCGCCCGTGA
- a CDS encoding HAD-IA family hydrolase, with product MTTPDRRSPARLADTRALLFDLDGVLTPTADVHMRAWSRLFTPFLAEHGAAPYTEQDYFDHIDGKPRYDGVRSLLASRGIDLPQGTPDDAPGSDTVCALGNRKNAEFTAELTEHGVEPYPGSLRFLVAAIAAGMQVAVVSSSANATQVLRTAGILDHFPVVVDGLVARQDGLTGKPAPDTYLDAAGRFGLAPAECVVVEDATSGVEAGRNGAFGLVVGVDRGAGADALREHGADVVVRDLAELVDQLPA from the coding sequence ATGACGACGCCGGACCGGCGCTCACCTGCGCGACTCGCCGACACGCGAGCGCTCCTGTTCGACCTGGACGGTGTCCTCACCCCGACCGCCGACGTGCACATGCGTGCGTGGAGTCGGCTCTTCACCCCGTTCCTGGCCGAGCACGGCGCTGCGCCGTACACGGAGCAGGACTACTTCGACCACATCGACGGCAAGCCCCGGTACGACGGCGTCCGCTCGCTGCTCGCCTCGCGGGGCATCGACCTGCCGCAGGGCACGCCGGACGACGCTCCGGGCAGCGACACCGTCTGCGCGCTCGGGAACCGGAAGAACGCCGAGTTCACGGCTGAGCTCACCGAGCACGGCGTCGAGCCGTACCCGGGGTCGCTCCGCTTCCTGGTCGCGGCGATCGCCGCGGGCATGCAGGTCGCCGTCGTGTCCAGCTCGGCGAACGCGACCCAGGTGCTCCGCACGGCCGGCATCCTCGACCACTTCCCGGTCGTGGTGGACGGCCTGGTCGCGCGGCAGGACGGCCTGACCGGCAAGCCGGCGCCGGACACCTACCTCGACGCGGCCGGCCGCTTCGGGCTCGCCCCGGCCGAGTGCGTCGTGGTCGAGGACGCCACCAGTGGCGTCGAAGCGGGCCGGAACGGCGCCTTCGGCCTGGTGGTCGGCGTCGACCGTGGCGCCGGTGCCGACGCGCTGCGCGAGCACGGGGCCGACGTCGTCGTGCGCGACCTCGCCGAGCTCGTCGACCAGCTCCCGGCCTGA
- a CDS encoding APC family permease, which yields MTSDTSAPPQNGSGSKLKQAITGPLLFLFILGDVLGAGIYALMGTLSKDVGGALWAPLVLALLLALLTAGSYAELVTKYPKAGGAAVFAERAYKTPIVSFLVGFSMLAAGVTSAAGLSLAFAGDYLGTFVDLPPVPTAIVFLALIACLNARGISDSLKSNVVMTIIEVSGLVIVIVVVAVMLGGGGGDVSRIGAFPAEANPALATLSAAIVAYYSFVGFETSANIAEEVREPRRVYPRALFGALATAGVVYVLVALASSIALPASELSESSGPLLAVVSATGVPIPDWVFSIIALVAVANGALLTMIMSSRVTYGMAEQRLLPAVLAKVLPNRKTPWVAIVATTVVAMALTLVGDVGTLAETVVLLLLFVFISTNIAVLVLRKDKVEHDHFRVWTWVPVLGVASCILLLTQQSGQVWLYAALLLAVGVVLYFIARATGRRNGRDHEAGRIH from the coding sequence ATGACCAGCGACACCAGCGCTCCCCCGCAGAACGGCTCGGGCTCCAAGCTCAAGCAGGCGATCACCGGCCCGCTCCTGTTCCTCTTCATCCTCGGCGACGTGCTCGGCGCCGGGATCTACGCCCTCATGGGCACCCTGTCGAAGGACGTCGGCGGCGCGCTGTGGGCACCGCTGGTCCTCGCGCTGCTCCTGGCCCTGCTGACCGCGGGCTCGTACGCCGAACTCGTCACGAAGTACCCGAAGGCCGGCGGCGCCGCGGTGTTCGCCGAGCGGGCGTACAAGACGCCGATCGTGTCGTTCCTCGTGGGCTTCAGCATGCTCGCCGCCGGGGTCACGAGCGCAGCCGGCCTGTCCCTGGCGTTCGCCGGCGACTACCTCGGCACGTTCGTGGACCTGCCGCCGGTGCCGACCGCCATCGTGTTCCTCGCGCTCATCGCATGCCTGAACGCCCGCGGCATCTCGGACTCGCTGAAGAGCAACGTCGTCATGACGATCATCGAGGTCTCCGGCCTGGTCATCGTCATCGTCGTGGTCGCGGTCATGCTCGGCGGCGGAGGCGGCGACGTCTCGCGCATCGGCGCCTTCCCCGCCGAGGCGAACCCCGCGCTCGCGACCCTGAGCGCCGCGATCGTCGCTTACTACTCGTTCGTCGGCTTCGAGACCTCGGCGAACATCGCCGAGGAGGTCCGCGAGCCCCGCCGCGTCTACCCCCGAGCACTCTTCGGCGCCCTGGCCACCGCCGGCGTCGTCTACGTGCTCGTCGCGCTCGCGAGCTCGATCGCCCTGCCCGCCTCGGAGCTCTCGGAGTCGAGCGGTCCGCTGCTGGCCGTCGTCTCGGCCACGGGCGTGCCGATCCCCGACTGGGTGTTCAGCATCATCGCCCTGGTCGCCGTCGCGAACGGCGCGCTCCTCACCATGATCATGTCGAGCCGCGTGACCTACGGCATGGCCGAGCAGCGCCTCCTGCCCGCCGTGCTCGCCAAGGTGCTCCCCAACCGGAAGACGCCGTGGGTCGCCATCGTCGCGACCACCGTCGTCGCGATGGCCCTGACGCTGGTCGGCGACGTCGGCACGCTCGCCGAGACCGTCGTGCTCCTGCTGCTCTTCGTGTTCATCAGCACGAACATCGCAGTGCTGGTGCTGCGGAAGGACAAGGTCGAGCACGACCACTTCCGCGTGTGGACGTGGGTGCCCGTGCTCGGGGTGGCGTCCTGCATCCTGCTCCTGACCCAGCAGAGCGGGCAGGTCTGGCTCTACGCCGCCCTGCTGCTGGCCGTCGGCGTGGTGCTCTACTTCATCGCCCGCGCCACGGGCCGCCGGAACGGACGCGACCACGAGGCGGGACGCATCCACTGA
- a CDS encoding VOC family protein, translated as MTRGALHHVELRVADLDVATRAWGWLLGSLGYEPFQDWPDGRSWRLGSTYLVLERAPLDGQHDRRLPGLSHLAFHAGTTVDVQALWEDAPANGWRRLYEDRHPFAGGPEHHAAFLEDGERVKVELVADEPDLRDG; from the coding sequence GTGACCCGCGGCGCCCTGCACCACGTCGAGCTCCGGGTCGCGGACCTCGACGTCGCGACGCGGGCGTGGGGCTGGCTGCTCGGCTCGCTCGGGTACGAGCCGTTCCAGGACTGGCCCGACGGGCGGAGCTGGCGGCTGGGGAGCACCTACCTCGTCCTGGAGCGCGCACCCTTGGACGGACAGCACGACCGGAGACTCCCCGGCCTGTCCCACCTCGCATTCCACGCCGGCACCACGGTCGACGTGCAGGCGCTGTGGGAGGACGCGCCCGCGAACGGGTGGCGCCGCCTCTACGAGGACCGCCACCCGTTCGCCGGAGGTCCGGAGCACCACGCCGCGTTCCTCGAGGACGGCGAACGCGTGAAGGTCGAGCTCGTCGCCGACGAGCCCGACCTCCGCGACGGCTGA
- a CDS encoding MFS transporter: MNAHWRLRSLLAVQVVSRTGNVATTIAVPFVVLSRGGSATDVGIAAFAATVPIVLGGAFGGVLVERFGYVRSSVVSDLVSAATLVAIPLLAWTVGLPAWGLLVLVFLGGLFDTPGESGRRVLLPGLATAAGIPLERAVGHFEASVRFSVLLGAPAAGLLVGAVGPLLALAVTAGVFAAAAVLAALTLRGAMVHPEPDAAPAEPSAGYWRDLASGLRFCARDPLFRLVIALVLVTNLLDAARSTALLPLYADRVLDGAQALGVVSGTFGGAAFVGSLAFGYVAHRVPRRITFVVCFVLAGGPSLVVPALGLGLPWVLGACVLSGFAAGALNPILGAVELERIPSHMRARVFGLLSAGSWAGIPLGGLAGGVVADAIGVTATFGVVAVVYTVVTLSPLLGGSWRLMERRAPTESGRPDERDGQGGGEGALVFRTGSE; the protein is encoded by the coding sequence GTGAACGCGCACTGGCGGCTGCGGTCCCTGCTCGCGGTGCAGGTCGTCTCGCGGACGGGCAACGTCGCGACGACGATCGCGGTGCCCTTCGTCGTGCTCTCGCGCGGCGGGTCGGCGACGGACGTCGGCATCGCGGCGTTCGCGGCGACGGTCCCGATCGTGCTCGGCGGAGCCTTCGGTGGCGTGCTCGTCGAGCGCTTCGGGTACGTCCGGTCGAGCGTGGTGTCCGACCTGGTCAGCGCCGCGACGCTCGTCGCGATCCCGCTCCTGGCGTGGACCGTCGGGCTGCCGGCCTGGGGGCTGCTCGTGCTCGTGTTCCTCGGTGGCCTGTTCGACACCCCGGGCGAGTCCGGCCGCCGGGTGCTGCTCCCGGGGCTCGCCACGGCTGCGGGGATCCCGCTCGAGCGTGCCGTGGGGCACTTCGAGGCGTCGGTCCGGTTCTCCGTGCTGCTCGGGGCGCCCGCTGCCGGCCTGCTCGTCGGGGCGGTCGGGCCGCTGCTGGCGCTCGCGGTCACGGCCGGTGTCTTCGCGGCGGCGGCGGTGCTCGCTGCGCTGACGCTCCGAGGTGCGATGGTGCACCCGGAGCCGGACGCAGCACCCGCCGAACCATCCGCCGGGTACTGGCGGGACCTGGCGTCCGGTCTCCGCTTCTGCGCGCGCGACCCGCTCTTCCGGCTCGTGATCGCACTCGTCCTCGTGACGAACCTGCTCGACGCGGCCCGCTCCACGGCGCTGCTCCCGCTCTACGCGGACCGGGTGCTCGACGGCGCGCAGGCGCTCGGCGTCGTCAGCGGGACCTTCGGCGGGGCGGCCTTCGTCGGGTCGCTCGCGTTCGGGTACGTGGCGCACCGGGTACCTCGGCGGATCACCTTCGTGGTCTGCTTCGTCCTCGCCGGTGGGCCGTCGCTCGTGGTGCCCGCGCTCGGCCTCGGGCTGCCGTGGGTGCTCGGCGCGTGCGTGCTCTCCGGCTTCGCCGCGGGCGCGCTCAACCCGATCCTCGGGGCGGTCGAACTCGAGCGGATCCCGTCGCACATGCGGGCACGGGTGTTCGGGCTGCTCTCCGCCGGGTCGTGGGCGGGCATTCCCCTCGGTGGGCTGGCCGGCGGCGTCGTGGCAGACGCGATCGGGGTCACGGCGACGTTCGGGGTGGTCGCGGTCGTCTACACGGTCGTGACGCTCTCGCCGCTGCTCGGCGGGTCGTGGCGGCTCATGGAGCGGCGGGCCCCGACCGAGTCCGGCCGTCCTGACGAGCGTGACGGGCAGGGTGGGGGCGAGGGCGCCCTTGTGTTCAGAACAGGTTCTGAATAG
- a CDS encoding NCS2 family permease translates to MSAQQTDTPPRNRFASGLDRFFSITQRGSSIPREIRGGLVSFVTMAYIVILNPLILGGFSQDQAPQDVVGGWLQNAQVAAATGLVAGVMTIAMGLIANLPFGIAAGLGINSFLAVSVVHQVTWAEAMGLVVINGVVIVILALTGIRTMIFTAVPAQLKAAITVGIGLFIAFIGLVDSGFVRTTKIASPPLQLGEDGSVGALPTIVFLIGLVLIGTLMARRVKGALLIGIVGTTIVAIVLQAVFRVPTSVDSPTGWNLNAPGLPSALFAVPDLSLVGHADVVGAFTRIGPIAASMLVFTLVFTNFFDAMGTMTGLAKAAGVAHPDGTFPRLKSALVVEGAGAIAGGGASVSSNTVFIDSASGIGEGARTGMASVVTGLLFLASMFLTPLTQVVPLEVAAAGLVVVGALMVAQVKDIDWTDFGAALPAFLTIVVMPLTYSIANGIGAGFISWVLIKLLSGRGREVSWLLYVVAAGFLLYFARGPLEALLGVG, encoded by the coding sequence GTGAGCGCCCAGCAGACCGACACCCCGCCCCGGAACCGCTTCGCGTCCGGCCTCGACCGCTTCTTCTCGATCACGCAGCGCGGGTCGAGCATCCCCCGTGAGATCCGCGGTGGCCTCGTCTCCTTCGTGACGATGGCGTACATCGTCATCCTCAACCCGCTGATCCTCGGCGGGTTCAGCCAGGACCAGGCACCGCAGGACGTCGTCGGCGGCTGGCTGCAGAACGCGCAGGTCGCCGCCGCGACCGGACTCGTCGCCGGTGTCATGACGATCGCCATGGGGCTCATCGCGAACCTGCCGTTCGGCATCGCGGCGGGTCTCGGCATCAACTCGTTCCTCGCCGTGAGCGTCGTGCACCAGGTGACCTGGGCCGAGGCGATGGGTCTCGTCGTCATCAACGGCGTCGTCATCGTCATCCTGGCGCTGACCGGCATCCGGACGATGATCTTCACCGCCGTGCCCGCGCAGCTCAAGGCCGCGATCACGGTCGGCATCGGTCTGTTCATCGCCTTCATCGGTCTCGTCGACTCCGGGTTCGTCCGCACCACGAAGATCGCCTCGCCGCCGCTGCAGCTCGGCGAGGACGGCTCCGTCGGGGCCCTGCCGACGATCGTGTTCCTGATCGGCCTCGTCCTCATCGGCACGCTCATGGCCCGCCGGGTGAAGGGTGCGCTGCTCATCGGCATCGTCGGCACGACGATCGTCGCGATCGTCCTGCAGGCGGTCTTCCGGGTGCCGACGTCGGTCGACTCGCCCACCGGGTGGAACCTCAACGCCCCGGGGCTGCCGAGCGCGCTCTTCGCCGTGCCGGACCTGTCGCTCGTCGGGCACGCGGACGTCGTGGGCGCCTTCACCCGCATCGGCCCGATCGCCGCGTCGATGCTCGTCTTCACCCTGGTCTTCACGAACTTCTTCGACGCGATGGGCACGATGACCGGGCTCGCCAAGGCCGCCGGCGTCGCGCACCCGGACGGCACGTTCCCCCGGCTCAAGTCGGCGCTCGTCGTCGAGGGTGCCGGTGCGATCGCCGGCGGTGGCGCCTCGGTGTCGTCGAACACCGTCTTCATCGACTCGGCGTCGGGCATCGGCGAGGGCGCCCGCACGGGCATGGCCTCCGTCGTCACCGGCCTGCTGTTCCTGGCGTCGATGTTCCTCACGCCGCTGACCCAGGTCGTTCCGCTCGAGGTCGCGGCCGCCGGACTCGTCGTCGTCGGTGCGCTCATGGTGGCGCAGGTGAAGGACATCGACTGGACGGACTTCGGCGCCGCGCTGCCGGCGTTCCTGACCATCGTCGTGATGCCGCTGACCTACTCGATCGCGAACGGCATCGGCGCGGGCTTCATCAGCTGGGTGCTCATCAAGCTGCTGTCCGGCCGCGGGCGCGAGGTCTCGTGGCTGCTGTACGTGGTGGCCGCGGGCTTCCTGCTGTACTTCGCGCGCGGGCCGCTGGAGGCGCTGCTCGGCGTCGGGTAG
- a CDS encoding DUF1697 domain-containing protein — translation MARWVALLRGVNVNGITIRNADLAALFADLGYTDVRTVLASGNVVFTAPSDASDVQATIEQALRDRFGYDAWIVLVPHRRLAAIVDGFPFDSAPDRHDYVVFGSVDTALDDLVADVDTDDAVERVAPGNGVVYWSCPKGSSTDTVFAKRAGAARFRRTTTTRNVNTLRRLR, via the coding sequence ATGGCCAGGTGGGTCGCGCTGCTGCGCGGGGTGAACGTCAACGGGATCACGATCCGGAACGCGGACCTCGCGGCGCTGTTCGCTGACCTCGGCTACACCGACGTCCGGACGGTCCTCGCGTCCGGCAACGTCGTGTTCACCGCGCCGAGCGACGCGTCGGACGTGCAGGCCACGATCGAGCAGGCCCTGCGGGACCGGTTCGGCTACGACGCCTGGATCGTCCTGGTGCCGCACCGACGGCTCGCTGCGATCGTCGACGGCTTCCCCTTCGACTCCGCTCCTGACCGACACGACTACGTCGTCTTCGGCTCCGTGGACACCGCGCTCGACGACCTGGTCGCGGACGTCGACACGGACGACGCCGTGGAGCGGGTGGCCCCCGGCAACGGCGTCGTGTACTGGTCCTGCCCGAAGGGGTCGAGCACGGACACGGTGTTCGCGAAGCGGGCGGGTGCTGCGCGCTTCCGGCGCACGACGACGACCCGCAACGTGAACACGCTCCGGAGGCTCCGGTGA
- a CDS encoding prevent-host-death protein, with product MTLLTAPRTRRSVQSSDLSRHAKDVFAAAEIEPLEVTRRDGAALVLTTKERSDEDEAVLDIAAQLIAAVTMNEQLPLRERLAIPYPWIGMLSREDQERCAREIVEVARGSFALRQPRRLLLEMQAWRNTAEAIAAGWDASESAALDEPVRVDRP from the coding sequence ATGACGTTGCTCACCGCACCCAGGACCCGACGCTCCGTGCAGTCCTCGGATCTGTCCCGGCACGCGAAGGACGTCTTCGCCGCTGCCGAGATCGAGCCGCTCGAAGTGACGCGACGTGACGGAGCAGCGCTCGTCCTGACGACGAAGGAACGATCCGACGAGGACGAAGCGGTGCTCGACATCGCGGCGCAGCTGATCGCCGCAGTCACGATGAACGAACAGCTCCCACTGCGCGAACGGCTCGCGATCCCGTACCCGTGGATCGGCATGCTCAGTCGAGAGGACCAAGAGCGCTGCGCGCGCGAGATCGTCGAGGTCGCCCGCGGGTCCTTCGCCCTCCGGCAACCCCGGAGGCTCCTGCTCGAGATGCAGGCCTGGCGGAACACTGCCGAGGCGATCGCCGCGGGTTGGGACGCCTCCGAGTCCGCCGCGCTCGACGAGCCCGTCCGGGTCGACCGTCCCTGA
- a CDS encoding glycosyl hydrolase family 65 protein: MNPITSDPLDRVRYPIDEWALVETEYTPDEQGVAETNFAVGNGYLGLRGNLDEGRGGVQYGTYVNGFHETWPIRHAEDAFGFAKTGQTIINAPDAKVIRLYVDDEPLVLAEADILRHTRRLEFRGGYLYRETEWSTPSGKRVLIRSRRLVSFTDRHLAVIDYEVTVLDGDASILLSSQTLNRQDVQDEYHAGMRAAANAFDPRKAEAFTERVLEPKLKRSTGGRSLLGYQASSSGMTICVGVEHHLETENSWDEASSIDDDLAKHVYRVQARAGVPIRLVKHMVYHTSRGVPARELADRCDRTLDRARAETVDETFAKQRAWMDDYWTRSDVEIPGQPAIQQAVRWNLFMLAQATARTDGHGIAAKGVTGSGYGGHYFWDMEIYVLPFLSYTAPIVARNALRFRYNMLDAARSRARELNQRGALFPWRTINGEESSAYYAAGTAQYHIDADIAHALMQYVRASGDTDFLKRGAIDILVETARLWSDLGFWRSNGDKKFHIDGVTGPDEYTTVVDDNLYTNVMARANLWFAVNACRQLAVDDPEEYGRMVRRTGLVDDELTEWEHAAESMEIPFDPHRGIHPQDAQFLDKELWDLENTPESKRPLLLHYHPLVIYRFQVLKQADVVLALFLQGHEFTAAEKRRDFDYYDALTTGDSTLSAVVQSIMAAEVGYHDLAAQYFLTALYVDLADLHGNTSDGVHIASTGGIWGALVNGFGGMRDHGGRMTFNPRLPMDWERLTYRIQVHGSRIRVDLEEESMTFTVETGEGFTAWVHNQQWDVTAGAPTVVPLPHHGPRMTGHAPTTSDIQGTLRADGSVITASIPMISLDRNFDVDETTA, translated from the coding sequence ATGAACCCCATCACCTCGGATCCCCTCGACCGCGTCCGCTACCCGATCGACGAGTGGGCGCTCGTCGAGACCGAGTACACCCCGGACGAGCAGGGCGTCGCGGAGACCAACTTCGCCGTCGGCAACGGCTACCTCGGCCTGCGCGGCAACCTCGACGAGGGCCGCGGCGGCGTGCAGTACGGCACGTACGTCAACGGCTTCCACGAGACCTGGCCGATCCGGCACGCCGAGGACGCCTTCGGATTCGCGAAGACCGGCCAGACGATCATCAACGCGCCCGACGCCAAGGTGATCCGGCTCTACGTCGACGACGAGCCGCTCGTGCTGGCCGAAGCGGACATCCTCCGGCACACCCGGCGGCTCGAGTTCCGCGGCGGGTACCTGTACCGCGAGACCGAGTGGTCGACGCCCTCGGGCAAGCGCGTCCTGATCCGCTCGCGCCGCCTCGTCTCGTTCACCGACCGCCACCTCGCGGTCATCGACTACGAGGTCACCGTGCTCGACGGGGACGCCTCGATCCTGCTGTCCAGCCAGACCCTCAACCGGCAGGACGTGCAGGACGAGTACCACGCCGGCATGCGGGCGGCGGCGAACGCCTTCGACCCGCGCAAGGCCGAGGCGTTCACCGAGCGCGTGCTCGAACCGAAGCTCAAGCGGAGCACCGGCGGTCGGTCGCTCCTGGGGTACCAGGCGTCCAGCTCGGGCATGACGATCTGCGTCGGGGTGGAGCACCACCTGGAGACCGAGAACAGCTGGGACGAGGCCTCGTCGATCGACGACGACCTCGCCAAGCACGTCTACCGCGTGCAGGCCCGAGCCGGGGTGCCGATCCGGCTCGTGAAGCACATGGTCTACCACACGTCCCGCGGCGTGCCGGCCCGTGAGCTCGCGGACCGCTGCGACCGCACGCTCGACCGTGCCCGCGCCGAGACGGTGGACGAGACCTTCGCGAAGCAGCGTGCGTGGATGGACGACTACTGGACGCGCAGCGACGTCGAGATCCCGGGACAGCCCGCGATCCAGCAGGCGGTCCGGTGGAACCTGTTCATGCTCGCGCAGGCGACGGCCCGCACGGACGGGCACGGGATCGCGGCGAAGGGCGTCACCGGTTCCGGGTACGGCGGCCACTACTTCTGGGACATGGAGATCTACGTCCTGCCGTTCCTGTCGTACACGGCGCCGATCGTCGCCCGGAACGCCCTGCGCTTCCGCTACAACATGCTCGACGCGGCGCGGTCCCGTGCCCGTGAGCTCAACCAGCGCGGAGCACTGTTCCCGTGGCGGACGATCAACGGCGAGGAGTCGAGCGCGTACTACGCCGCCGGCACCGCGCAGTACCACATCGACGCGGACATCGCCCACGCGCTCATGCAGTACGTGCGGGCGTCCGGGGACACCGACTTCCTCAAGCGTGGCGCGATCGACATCCTCGTCGAGACCGCCCGGCTGTGGTCGGACCTGGGGTTCTGGCGGTCGAACGGCGACAAGAAGTTCCACATCGACGGCGTGACGGGGCCCGACGAGTACACGACCGTCGTCGACGACAACCTCTACACGAACGTCATGGCGCGGGCGAACCTCTGGTTCGCGGTCAACGCCTGCCGCCAGCTCGCGGTGGACGACCCCGAGGAGTACGGCCGCATGGTCCGGCGCACCGGGCTGGTCGACGACGAGCTGACCGAGTGGGAGCACGCGGCCGAGTCGATGGAGATCCCGTTCGACCCGCACCGTGGCATCCACCCGCAGGACGCCCAGTTCCTCGACAAGGAGCTCTGGGACCTCGAGAACACCCCGGAGTCGAAGCGGCCGCTGCTGCTGCACTACCACCCGCTGGTCATCTACCGGTTCCAGGTGCTCAAGCAGGCCGACGTCGTGCTCGCGCTGTTCCTGCAGGGGCACGAGTTCACCGCGGCCGAGAAGCGTCGTGACTTCGACTACTACGACGCGCTCACCACCGGCGACTCGACGCTCTCCGCGGTCGTGCAGTCGATCATGGCGGCGGAGGTCGGGTACCACGACCTCGCGGCGCAGTACTTCCTGACGGCGCTGTACGTCGACCTCGCCGACCTGCACGGCAACACCTCCGACGGGGTGCACATCGCGTCCACCGGCGGCATCTGGGGCGCGCTGGTCAACGGCTTCGGCGGCATGCGCGACCACGGCGGGCGCATGACCTTCAACCCGCGACTGCCCATGGACTGGGAGCGGCTGACCTACCGCATCCAGGTCCACGGTTCGCGCATCCGGGTCGATCTGGAAGAAGAGTCGATGACCTTCACGGTGGAGACCGGCGAGGGGTTCACGGCATGGGTGCACAACCAGCAGTGGGACGTCACGGCCGGTGCGCCGACGGTCGTGCCGCTGCCGCACCACGGCCCCCGCATGACCGGACACGCCCCGACCACGAGCGACATCCAGGGCACGCTCCGCGCGGACGGATCGGTCATCACCGCGTCGATCCCGATGATCTCCCTCGACCGGAACTTCGACGTGGACGAGACCACCGCCTGA